The Ralstonia sp. RRA DNA segment CACCGGCCTATCAGGCGCCCGTGGCCGAACCGGCTGTTGGTGAACTGGTCCGCCAGGCGCCGGCTGACGCGCTGGATCCGGCGTTGCTGGAAATCTTCCTGGAAGAAGCGCACGTTGCCCTGCCCGAACTCGGTCAGCACCTGCGCGCCTGGGAAGCCGCGCCGCAGGACCGCGCTGCCTCCGGTCTGTTGCTGCGCAACCTGCACACCGTGAAGGGCAGTGCCCGTATGGCCGGCGCCATGACACTGGGCCAGGCTGCGCACGAAATGGAAAGCGCTATCGAGAGCGGCCTGCGCCAGAACCGCGTGGACGACGCGCTGTTCCGCAAGCTCTACATGTGGTTCGACCGTATCCAGGCACACGTCGATGCGCTGGGGTCGGGCAAGGTGCTGTCGCTGGATGCCGGCTTGGCAGAAGCGGCAGAGGCACCGCAGACGCAGGATGAAACGCAGGTCGCACCCGGCACGTCGATGCTGCCGGCCGTGGCCGCCACCACCAACGTTGACCTGACCGGCACGCGCAGCGCAGAAGCCGAGGCCCTGGAAGTGGCCGAACGCCAGCGCGCCATGGTGCGTGTGCAGGCGCGTGCGCTCGACTCGCTCATCAACGATGCCGGTGAAGTCGGTGCCGCGCGTGCGCGTCTGGAATCTGAAGTCGATGCGCTTAAGACCTACCTGTCGGAGTTGAACGACAACGTGGCGCGTTTGCGCTCGCAGGTGCGCGAGATCGAAATCCAGGCCGAAACGCAGATGGAATCGCGCATTGCCGACGCGCAAGCGCACGCCGAAGCCTTCGACCCGCTGGAGTTCGACCGTTTCACGCGCCTGCAGGAACTCACGCGGATGATGGCTGAGTCCGTCAACGACGTGGCAACCGTGCAGCAGAACTTGTTCCGCGGTTTCGACCAGGCCTCGCTCGATCTGGAAACGCAGGCGCGCCTTACGCGTGGCCTGCAGCGCAGCCTGATGCGCGCGCGCATGGTGCAGTTCGATACCGTGGCCGACCGGCTGTATCGCGTAGCCCGCCAGGCTGCGTCGGAAACCGGCAAGGAAGTCCGCCTGTTCATCAAGGGCGGTACGGTGGAACTGGATCGCAGCGTGCTGGACCGCATGGGCGGCCCGCTCGAGCACATGATCCGTAACGCTGTTGCACACGGCATTGAATCCGCCGACGAGCGCCGCGCCAAGGGCAAATCGCCTGCGGGTGAACTGACGCTGGAAGTGCAGCAGGAAGGCAACGAAGTCGTGCTGAACTTCGTCGATGACGGTGGCGGCCTGAACCTCGACCGCATCCGTGCCCGCGCACTGGAGCGTCAACTGCTGGCCCCCGACGAAGAAGCCAGCGACGCGCGCCTCACCGAGATGATCTTTACGCCGGGCTTCTCCACCGCTGACCAAGTTTCGGAGCTGGCTGGCCGCGGTGTGGGCATGGACGTGGTGCGTGCTGAGACCGTGGCCCTGGGTGGCCGCATCTCGCTGCAGACCACGCCGGATGTCGGCACGCGCTTCACCATCCACCTGCCGCTGACCACCGCTATCACGCAGGTGCTGCTGGTGCGCGTGGGCGAGCGTGTGTACGCGATCCCGTCGGGCATGATCGACCACGTGCAGCAACTGCGTCCGCAGGCACTGGCCGAGGCGTACAACGCTGCAGCGATGCAACTGCCGACCGGTCCGGTGCCGTTCCATTACTTCGGCGCGCTGCTTGAAGAAGCGCAGCCTGTCACGGGCGGTCGCAAGTACTCGCCGGCCGTGGTGGTGCGCAGCGGTGCAGACCGTGCCGCCGTGCATGTCGATGAAGTGATCGGCAACCGCGAAGTGGTGGTCAAGCACATCGGCCCGCACCTCGCGCGTCTGGAAGGTATTGCTGGTGCGACCACGCTGGGTGACGGCGAGATCGTGCTGATCTATAACCCGGTCGTGCTCACGCAGCGCTTCGAGCGCGAAGCTGCCGCGCTGGGCTTGCCGCAGGCCGATCAGGAAACCACGGGCGCCGTGGCAGAGCTCTCGCGCAGCGGCAACACCGACGCCGTGCCGGGCTTGGCCACGCAGCCGATCGTCATGGTGGTCGACGATTCGCTGACGGTGCGTAAGGTCACGCAGCGCCTACTGACGCGTTCGGGCTATCAGGCCGTGCTTGCGCGTGATGGTGTGGATGCACTGCGTCAGCTGCAGGAGATCACGCCGGACGCCATGCTGGTCGACATCGAGATGCCGCACATGGACGGTTTCGACCTGACGCGCAACGTGCGTGCCGACGAGCGCATCGGCGCCACGCCGATCATCATGATCACCTCGCGTACGGCGGATAAGCACCGCCGCTACGCCGCGGAGATCGGCGTGAACGTCTACCTCGGCAAGCCGTACAACGAAGAGGAGCTGCTGCAGCACCTGCGCAACCTGATCGGCGAACGCGCGCCGGCGGCCAACGCGGGCTGACGCCACTTGAGGCAGAAAGGATGACGGGCCGGTGCATACCGGCCCGTTGTCTTTGGTGCGTTATTAGGCGTCGCTTTTGCTCAGCGCGGCGGCTTCCGCGCCTGAAGTGCGATTGGCTTTTGTGACGGCGTAGCGGTCCAACGTGGCCGCGCGTGCGGCTGCGTGATCGACGATCGGATGCGGGTACGTTTCACCCAATACCACGCCGGCTTCCTTTAACACACTGGCCGGTGCTGTCCACGGTGCGTGGAGGTACTTGTCGGGCAGCCTCGCCAATTGCGGAAGGTACTTGCGGATGAAACGGCCCTGCGGGTCGAACTTCTCCGACTGCGTGACCGGGTTGAAGATGCGGAACCATGGTTGCGCATCGCACCCACTGGAAGCGGCCCACTGCCAGCCACCGTTGTTGGCCGCGAAATCGAAATCGTTGAGCACGTCGGCAAAGTACTGCTCCCCGCGACGCCAGTCGATGCCCAGGTCCTTGATGAGGAAGCTGGCGGCCACCATGCGCAGGCGGTTGTGCATGTAGCCGCTCTGGTGGATTTGCAGCATGGCGGCGTCTACCAGCGGATAGCCTGTGCGCGCGGCCTTCCATGCCGCGAAGCGCGTGTCACCGGTCTCGCCGTCGACCCAGCGGATGCGGTCGAATTCCGGGTGGAATGAGGCACCGTCCGCCAGGTCCGGTCGGTGGTGCAGGATCATGAAATAGAAGTCGCGCCAGATCAGTTCCGATAGCCAGGTTGCCGCGCCCTGGCTGCCGCGCAGCATGGCTGCGTGCGCACGGGCGGCCAAGGTGCGGATCGACACGGTGCCGAAGCGCAGATGTGTCGACAGGTAGCTGGGGCCGCGCACGGCGGGAAAGTCGCGGCGTGCATGGTAGTCGTCCATCCGCACTTCAAAGTCATCGAGCAGCGCTTCGGCGCCGGCCATGCCGGTCGGCAGGGCGATCTCCGATAGGTTGGAAGGGGCGAATCCCAGCGCGTCCAGCGAGGGTGTCGCGTGCGTCAGCGCCTGCGACACCTTGGCCAGCGCGCCGAAGTGCGGCTCTGTCGGATAGGCGCGCAGGTCAAACGGCGTGAGCGCGGCCAGCCAGGCGTTCTTGTAAGGCGTGAAGACGCCATACGGTTTGCCCTGGCCGTTCAGGATTTCGTCGCGCTCGAAAATTACCTGGTCCTTGAAGTCGAACCACGCGCACGGCTGCTGCTCCAGCGCTTTGCGCACGGCTTCGTCGCGTGCCTGTGCGTCGGGTTCTTCGTCGTGGTTGGCGAAGACGGCGTCGACGTTCAGCTTGCGCGCCAGATCGGGAATCGCGTGGCGGGGGTGATCGTGCACGACGGTGAGGTCGCCGCCGGCTTCGCGCAGCGCGCCGCGTAGCTCCTCGATGGACGCGCGGATGAACTCGATCCGACGGTCTGTCTTCAGCCCGCGCGCCAGCAGCGCATCGAGGATGTCGCGGTCGAACACGAACACGCAATAGACCTCGCGGCAGTGGCGCAGGGCATAATGCAGCGCCGCGTGGTCAAAGTGCCGCAGATCACGCCGGAACCACACCAGACCGCGCTGAAAATGCGTTCCGATGGCATAGGGCTGGCGTTTTCCGGTGATGGGTGGCATCGGGCGAGGTCGGCTGTTTTGAAGATTGGCCGAGCGTATCGTAAATATGCCCGGTGAAACCCGGCAAAATCCGGCAAACCACGCCGCATTCCCTCTTCACGTTGTTGTCATGACTGCTTCTTCTGCCCGTCTTCCGCTGTATCGCATTCTGCAATCCCAGGGTTTCGGCACGCGCCGCTATTGCAAGGACCTCGTGCTCGCGGGGCTGGTGTTCATCAACGACGTCGAGATGGAGGACCCGGACGCGCTGGTCGATACCGCCGGCCTGGTGCTCGACGTGGACGGTGAACGCTGGACCTACCACGCACGCGCCTACTTGATGATTAACAAGCCGGCCGGGGTGGAGTGCTCGCAGAAGCCGAAGCACCATCCGAGCGTGTACACGCTATTGCCGGTACCGCTGCGCGAGCGCGGCGTGCAGTGCGTTGGGCGGCTCGATCAGGACACCACCGGCCTGCTGTTGCTCACTGACGATGGCCAATTCGTCCACACACTCACCAGCCCGCGTCACCAAGTGCCCAAGGTGTATGAAATCACCACTGCCGAACCGGTGACTGACGCCCAGGTCGCGCAGCTCTGTGCCGGGGTGCTGCTGGCCGACGAGAATGAAAACGTGAGCGCCGCCTGGGCCGAGCGTGTCGACACGCACCACCTGCGCATGGCGCTCACGCAAGGTAAATACCACCAGGTGAAACGCATGGTGGCTGCGGTGGGCAACCACGTGGCCGGGTTGCATCGCAGCACGATTGGCGGGCTGTCGCTGGGGGATCTCGCGCCGGGCGAATGGCGCTGGCTCGAAGCGGCTGACTTGGAAGCGCTGAATGCTACGCCGCCGCACGCGACCGGCTCGGGTGCCTGAGTCAGCACAAAAAATCTTGCCGCCGAAGCCGTTTCCTCCAAATGAAAGGGGCGACGGCCGGGGGCTTTTGGTAAACTAATCGTATGGCCCTGCCGGACGCACCTATCAATCTCACGAATCAGTTCCTGATCGCTATGCCTGGCATGGCGGACTCCACGTTTTCGGGCGCGGTCGTGTACATGTGCGAGCACAACGAGCGCGGCGCGCTCGGGCTCGTGATCAATCGCCCCATTGATATCGACTTGGCGACACTGTTCGACAAGATCGATCTCAAGCTCGAAATCCACCCCCTCGCAGAACAGCCCGTGTATTACGGCGGCCCGGTCCAGACCGAGCGCGGCTTCGTGCTGCATGACGCCACCGGCGCGTATTCGTCGTCGCTGGCCGTGCCGGGGGGGCTGGAAATGACCACCTCCAAGGATGTGCTGGAAGCCGTCGCCCAGGGCGGCGGGCCGCAGCGCTTCATCCTGACCCTCGGGTATGCCGGCTGGAGCGCCGGCCAGTTGGAAGACGAACTCAGCCGCAACGGCTGGCTGACCGTCCAGGCTGATCCCGAGATCATTTTCAGTGTGCCTGCCGAAGCGCGGTTTGCCGCTGCGCTGAACCTGCTCGGTATCAACCCCGCCATGTTGTCAGGCGAGGCAGGGCATGCCTGAGCCGGTGCATCCGGCCATCGCCCCCGTGCCCTTAGAAGGCACCTTGCTGGCATTCGATTACGGCGAAAAACGCATCGGCGTGGCGCTGGGCAATACGATTTCACGCTCGGCACGGGCGCTGGAAACCATTCCCAACCGTTCGGTCGATTTTCGCTTCGAACAGATCACGCGCTTGATCAAGGAGTGGCAGCCAGTCGGCTTCGTCGTCGGTATGCCTGTGCACCCCGATGGCCCCAATGGCGAGGTGCAGCCGATGATCAAGCTCGCCAAACGCTTCGGCAATCAGTTGCATGGCCGCTATGGCCTGCCGGTCACCTGGGTAGACGAACGCTACTCGTCGATCGCCGCCCAGGATGCCGGCGCCTCCGACGATGTGCTCGACGCGGAAGCCGCGCGCATCATCCTCCAACAGTTCTTCGACGAATCATGACATCGCAACAGATCGATGCCGAGGCCCTCTACCAGAGCCTCGTTGCACAGCTGCGCACGCGGATGGCCGACGGCCATGCCTGGTCAGTCGCTGGAATCGTCAGCGGCGGCGCCTGGATTGCCAAGCGCCTGGCGCATGACCTGGGCTTGCCGGAATACGGCGTCGTCAACGTCGCCCTGCACCGCGACGATTACGCTAAGAAGGGCCTGCACGCCCAGGCCCAGCCGACCACACTGCCGTTCGACGTGAACGAGCGCCGCATTTTGCTGGTGGATGACGTGCTGGCCAGCGGCCGCACTATCCGCGCGGCCATCAACGAGCTGTTCGACTATGGCCGCCCGGCTGCGGTGGAGCTGGCCGTGCTGGTCGACCGCGGCGAACGTCAGTTGCCCGTCGCCCCGGATTACATCGGTGAACGCGTCACGCTGCCCGCCAATGAGTCGCTCGTGCTGAGCGAATCCGGTGAGGGTGCCTCCGCACGCTTCACCTTCACGCGCGAGCCCAAGGGTGCTTGAGTTCGCGCGTCGCGTCGCATCTGCTTTGACCTGATTTGTACTGACCTCGTCGCCTTTCGTCTCTCATGCCCAAGACTTTCGCCAACCCGCAGCTCACGAAAAACGGCGAGCTCAAGCACCTGCTGTCGATCGAGGGGCTGTCGCGCGACATCCTCACGCACGTGCTGGACACCGCGCAGCAGTTCGTCTCCGTGTCGGATTCCGACCGTGAGGTGAAGAAAGTGCCGCTGCTGCGCGGCAAGAGCGTGTTCAACTTGTTCTTCGAGAACTCCACGCGCACGCGCACCACGTTCGAGATCGCGGCCAAGCGGCTGTCGGCGGACGTGATCAACCTGAACATCAATGCGTCGTCCACCAGCAAGGGTGAGTCGCTGCTCGACACGATCAACAACCTGTCGGCCATGCAGGCGGACATGTTTGTCGTGCGGCACGCGAGCTCGGGCGCGCCGTACCTGATCGCCGAGCACGTCGCACCGCACGTGCACGTGATCAACGCGGGCGATGGCCGCCATGCGCACCCCACGCAGGGGCTGCTCGACATGTTCACCATTCGCCACTACAAGAAGGATTTCTCCAACCTGACGGTGGCAATCGTCGGTGACATCCTGCACTCGCGCGTGGCGCGTTCCGACATCCATGCGCTGACGACGCTGGGCTGCGCCGAAGTGCGCGCCATTGGCCCGCGCACTCTGCTGCCCGGTGGCCTGGAGCACATGGGTGTGCGCGTCTTCCACAACATGGAAGAGGGCCTCAAGGGCGTGGACGTCGTCATCATGCTGCGCCTGCAGAACGAGCGCATGAGCGGCGCGCTGCTGCCGTCCGCGCAGGAATACTTCAAGGCCTACGGCCTCACGCAGGAGCGCCTGGCGCTGGCCAAGCCCGACGCCATCGTCATGCACCCGGGCCCGATGAACCGCGGCGTGGAGATCGACTCCGCCGTGGCCGATGGCGTGCAATCGGTGATCCTGAACCAGGTGACGTTCGGCATCGCCGTGCGTATGGCCGTGATGGGCATTGTTGCCGGCAATAACGACTAAGAAGACCGATGAAACTGCATATCAAAGGCGGCCGCCTGATCGACCCGGCCAACGGCATCGACGCGCAACAGGATCTGTACATCGCTGCGGGCAAGGTGGTCGGTGTCGGCCACGCGCCGGCGGATTTCCATGCCAACAAGACGGTCGACGCGACGGGCCTGATCGTCAGCCCGGGCTTTATCGACCTGTCTGCCCGTCTGCGCGAGCCCGGTTTCGAATACAAGGCGACGCTCGAGTCGGAAATGGCTGCCGCCATGGCCGGTGGCGTGACTTCGCTGGTGTGCCCGCCGGATACCGACCCCGTGCTGGATGAGCCCGGCTTGGTCGAGATGCTCAAGTTCCGCGCGCGCAACCTGAATCAGGCGCACGTGTATCCGCTGGGCGCGCTCACCGTTGGCCTGAAGGGCGCGGTGCTGACCGAGATGGCCGAGCTGACCGAATCAGGCTGCGTCGGCTTCTCGCAGACCGATGCGCCGATGGCCGATACGCAAGTGCTGATGCGCGCGCTGCAGTACGCGCGCACTTTCGGCTTTACCGTCTGGCTGCGTCCCGAAGATCCCTACCTGGGCAAGGGCGGCGTGGCGGCAAGCGGCCCGCTGGCGTCTCGCATGGGCCTCTCCGGCGTGCCCGTGATTGCTGAGACCGTGCGCCTGCACACCATCTTCGAACTGATGCGCAGCACTGGCGCGCGCGTGCATTTGTGCCGCCTGTCGTCGGCCGCCGGTCTCGAACTCGTGCGCGCTGCCAAGGCAGAAGGCCTACCGGTCACGTGCGACGTGAACGTCCACCACATCTCGCTGACCGACGTCGACATCGGCTACTTCAATTCGCAGATGCGCTTTGTGCCGCCGCTGCGCTCGGGCCGCGACCGCGACGGCATTGTGCGCGCGCTGGCCGACGGCACCATCGACGCGATCTGCTCCGACCACACCCCCGTGGACGACGACGAAAAGCTACTGCCGTTTGCCGAGGCCACGCCCGGTGCGACTGGCCTCGAAACCTTGCTGCCGCTGACGCTGCGCTGGGCCGCCGAGCACAAGGTCGAGTTGCCGAAGGCGCTTGCCCGCATCACCAGCGAGCCGGCGCGCGTGCTGGGTCTGCAAGCGGGCTCGTTGGAGGTCGGTGCGATGGCCGACGTGTGCGTGTTCGATCCGAACGCCACCTGGAAGGTCGAGCCGCGCAGCCTGCGCAGCCAGGGCAAGAACTCGCCGTACCTGGGCTTTGAACTGGCTGGCCGCGTGCGCGCCACGCTGGTTGCCGGCCACCTTGCCTATGACGGGCATTGACCAACCCGTGGCAAGCGCACCCGGCGAGACCGGCACGCCGCAGCGGAAGCATCTGCTGCGCAAGTTGCGGTTGCTCGTGCATCTGGTCGAGGGCTTGACCACGTGCGCGTTGCTGTTCTGGTGGATCAAGCCGCACACCAAGCAGGCGCTGATTCAACGCTGGTCGCGCAAGCTGCTGGCGCTGTTCCGCGTCTCGCTTGTCGTGCATGGCGAGCCGGTCGAGGGCAAGGACCTGGCGGGTTCGATGCTGGTGTCCAACCACGTGTCGTGGATCGACATCTACGCGATCAACAGTTGGTACCCGCCGCGTTTTGTCGCCAAATCGGAAATCCGTAGCTGGCCGGTGATCGGCTGGCTGTGCGCGCAGACCGGCGTGCTGTTCGTCGAGCGCGCCCGCAAGCGCGATGCGCACCGCATCATGCACGCCATCGCCGACGCGATGCGTGCAGGGGATGCCATTTGCGTGTTTCCCGAGGGGACGACTTCCGATGGTCTGCAGCTGCTGCCGTTCCACGCGAACCTGTTCCAGGCACCGGTGAGCGCCGGGGCGCCGATCCGGCCTGTGGCATTGCGCTATCGCATTGCCGCGACCGGCGAGCTGACGACCATTCCCGCCTATATCGGCGATCTGTCGATGATGGATACGATCAACGCCATCCTGAACGGGCCGCCGCTGGTGGTGGAAGTGTTCGTCGGCCCCGCCGTGGCCCCCGAGATGGACCGCCGCGCGCTGGCCGCGCACAGCCAGGAAGCCGTCGCGGCCCTGATCGCCCGCGCGGGCTAGGCCAAGCGGTTACTTCTTGTGCGCGAGCGGGTCCTGCGCCTGCTCGCACGCCACCTGAATCACGTCCCGCCCGGCCGGCGCCAGCGACAGCTTCGCCGCCGTCAGCTTGCCGCCCCAGACGCAGCCCGTATCCAGCCCCATCACGTCATCGCGCATCACCAGCCCGCGCGTGGACCAATGCCCGAAGACGATCGGCGTGCCGCGTGTGCGCCGGCCCGGCACATCGAACCACGGCATGTGGCCATCCGGAGCGCCTTTCGCATCCGTCGTCTCGAACTCCATTGCGCCGTCGGGCGTACAGAAACGCAGGCGGGTGAGGGCGTTGATCGTCAGCCGCAGGCGGTCCATGCCGACGAGATCGTTGCTCCACTTGTCCGGGTGGTTGCCGAAAGCATTGGCCAGGAAGGTTTTCCAATGGGCGCTACGCAGTTCGCGTTCCACCGCGCCAGCCAGTTCCAATACGTCACCGGTCGTCCATTGAGGCAGCACGCCGGCGTGCACCATCAGAAAGCCATTTTCGAAGATGGCCAACGGCTGGTGGCGCAGCCATGTGATGAGTTGGTCGCTATCGGGAGCAGCTAGGATTTCGGTAATGGTGTCGCGTTTGCCTAGTTTGCGCACACCGGCGGCGACCGCTAGTAGGTGGATGTCGTGGTTGCCCAGCACCGTGCGCGCGCGGCCCGCTTCGCATAGCGCGATCACGTGCCGCAGCGTGGCGAGAGAGTCTGGGCCGCGGTTGATGAGGTCGCCGACGAAGCGCAGGGGGGTGTTGGCGGGTAGCGCGGTCAGGAGGGACTGGAGGGGGGCGCAGCAGCCTTGGAGGTCGCCGATGGCGTGGGGAGGGCTCGACGTGATAGTCATGTGAAATGAGACGAGCGATGCTCAAGACCAACCGAAATCGCAATATTTCAGTTGTGTTACAGCATGCTACAAAAAGATGACGCCCATTGGCAGGGCTGACCATGGGGTCGGATAGAATACGACACTTCTAATCATGTGAAATATTCCGCTGCCCTCCCATGGGGGGTATTGCGCGGACCCTAATGTGCGTGGCTGGGCCCGCAGCAAGGAGCACAGAGTTTGCCCTACATTCTTGTAACCGGTGGTGCCGGCTTCATCGGCGGCAATTTCGTTCTAAATTGGCTGGCTAATCCTGGTGCTGGTGGCATCGTCAACGTCGACAAGTTGACCTATGCCGGCAATCGCAAGACGCTGGCGTCGGTCGAGAACGATCCGCGTCACGTTTTCTCCCAGACGGATATCTGCGACCGCACGGCGCTCGACAGCCTGTTTGCCAAGTACAAGCCGCGCGCAGTTCTTCATTTTGCGGCGGAAAGCCATGTGGACCGCTCTATTCACGGCCCGGGTGAATTCATCCAGACCAATATCGTCGGTACCTTCACCCTACTAGAAGCGACGCGTGCTTATTGGGGTGAGTTGGATGTCGATGCCAGGGCGACGTTCCGATTCCTTCACGTCTCGACCGATGAGGTGTTTGGCTCGCTTGCGCCCGGCGACCCGCAATTCTCCGAGACGACACCTTACGCACCCAACAGCCCGTATTCGGCTTCGAAGGCAGCATCGGACCACCTTGTGCGTGCGTACCACCATACGTACGGCTTGCCTGTCCTGACGACCAACTGCTCCAACAACTACGGGCCGTACCACTTTCCGGAAAAACTGATTCCGCTGATGATCGCGAATGCGCTCGGCGGAAAGCCGTTGCCCGTATACGGCGATGGCCAAAACGTCCGTGATTGGCTGTACGTGGGGGACCATTGTGCTGCAATCCGTGAGGTGCTTGCGCGTGGACGCCTAGGGGAGACCTACAATGTTGGCGGCTGGAACGAGAAGACCAATCTTGACGTCGTGCATGCGCTGTGCGGCTTGCTCGACGAACTCAAACCGAAGGCTGTCGGATCGTATCGGGATCAGATCACGTTCGTGAATGATCGCCCGGGTCACGATCGCCGGTACGCGATCGATGCGCGCAAACTGGAGCGCGAGTTGGGCTGGAGGCCCGCTGAGACCTTCGAGACTGGATTGCGCAAGACGGTGCAGTGGTATTTGGACAACCAAGCTTGGGTGCAGGACGTGATGTCCGGTGAGTATCGGAACTGGGTGGCGAAGCAATATGCAGCGTAATTCGCGCGCCGCTCCCAAGCTTCTTGTCACGGGGAGCCACGGTCAAGTCGGTTTTGAGTTGCGCCGCAGTCTCGCTCCGCTGGGCGAAGTCGTGGCGCTGGACAGGGCTGCCTGCGACTTGACCCAACCGGATGCGTTGCGCCAATTGGTACGAGAATTTCGTCCTGACGTTATCGTCAACTCCGCTGCCTACACGGCGGTGGACAAAGCGGAGGCCGATGCTGATACCGCTTTTGCCGTCAACGGCACCGCGGTCGGCGTGCTGGCCGAAGAAGCGCACGCGCTGGGTAGCCTCCTCGTGCACTACAGTACCGACTATGTGTTTGACGGTACCAAGGCGACTCCCTATATCGAGACTGACACGGTCAACCCGCAGTCTGTCTACGGCAAGAGCAAGCTTGTTGGTGAACAAGCGATTGTGGCATCTGGTGCCTCCGCGTTGGTGCTACGCACCTGCTGGGTGGCCGGAGCGCATGGTGACAACTTTGCCAAGACTATGCTGAAGCTGGGGTGCGAGCGAGAGAGCTTACGCGTAATTGCCGATCAGTTCGGCGCGCCCACGACCGCTGCGCTGATCGCCGATGTGACGGCACAGGTCATTGCGCGCTCGTGGTTGGCAGCGGACCGCTCCGTCTTTCCCGGCGGCATCTATCACTTGGCAGCGGGTGGCGAGACAACCTGGCATGGCTATGCCACCGAGGTACTGCGATACGCAACTGCACACGGCGTTGAGTTCAGGGCCAATCCGGAAGCGATCGCCGCCATTCCTGCGACAGACTATCCGTTGCCGGCTCCGCGGCCGGCCAATTCGCGTCTCGATACCAGCAAGTTGCGCGAGACGTTCGGCATTCATCTGCCCGATTGGCGTCAAGGCATCCATTTCCTGCTCGACCAAATTCTTTGAAGTTTTGCCACTATGCGTAAAGGGATCATCCTTGCCGGCGGGTCCGGCACGCGTCTATATCCGATTACCCGATCGGTTTCCAAGCAATTGCTGCCGGTTTATGATAAGCCGATGATTTACTATCCGCTATCCACGCTGATGTTGGCGGGGATTCGTGATATCTTGATTATTTCCACACCCGAAGACACGCCGCGCTTTACTGAAATGCTCGGTGACGGCAGTAAATGGGGGATTAATCTTCAGTACGCCGTTCAACCCTCTCCGGACGGTTTGGCCCAGGCCTTCATCATTGGGCGCCAATTTATCGATAACGATCCCGCGACGCTGATCCTTGGAGACAACATCTTCCACGGACATGACTTGGTGCGCCAGCTCCACAGCGCAGCGAAAGAAGAGAATGGTGCCACGGTTTTTGCGTATCACGTGCATGATCCGGAACGATACGGGGTCATTGAATTCGACGAACACTTCCGTGCACTGTCTCTAGAAGAAAAGCCGAAAACTCCGCGTTCCAACTATGCGGTGACTGGGCTCTATTTCTACGACAACAGGGTTTGCGATATCGCTGCCGACATCAAGCCGTCGGAGCGCGGTGAGCTTGAAATTACCGATATCAACAAGCGCTATCTCGCATTGGGAGCATTGAATGTAGAGATCATGGGGCGCGGATATGCGTGGCTGGATACCGGCACTCATGATTCCCTGCTTGAAGCAGCTAGCTTCATAGCGACGCTGCAAAAGCGACAAGGATTGATGGTGGCTTGCCCCGAAGAGATCGCCTACCGAAGCAAGTGGATTGATGCAGACCAGGTTGAGGCGCTGGCGGAGCCGTTGGCCAAGAATGGCTACGGCAAATATTTGAGGCAGATCGTTTCGGAGTCAATCAGGTGAGTTTCAACGTTATTCCAACTGCCTTGCCAGAGGTACTTATTCTGGAGCCACAAGTTTTTGGCGATAGTCGTGGCTTTTTCTACGAGAGCTTCAATCTCAAGGAGTTCGAACGCGCGACCGGGCAGAAGCGTACGTTTGTTCAGGATAATCATTCGCGTTCAGCGCAAAATGTG contains these protein-coding regions:
- a CDS encoding symmetrical bis(5'-nucleosyl)-tetraphosphatase; translation: MTITSSPPHAIGDLQGCCAPLQSLLTALPANTPLRFVGDLINRGPDSLATLRHVIALCEAGRARTVLGNHDIHLLAVAAGVRKLGKRDTITEILAAPDSDQLITWLRHQPLAIFENGFLMVHAGVLPQWTTGDVLELAGAVERELRSAHWKTFLANAFGNHPDKWSNDLVGMDRLRLTINALTRLRFCTPDGAMEFETTDAKGAPDGHMPWFDVPGRRTRGTPIVFGHWSTRGLVMRDDVMGLDTGCVWGGKLTAAKLSLAPAGRDVIQVACEQAQDPLAHKK
- a CDS encoding lysophospholipid acyltransferase family protein; amino-acid sequence: MTGIDQPVASAPGETGTPQRKHLLRKLRLLVHLVEGLTTCALLFWWIKPHTKQALIQRWSRKLLALFRVSLVVHGEPVEGKDLAGSMLVSNHVSWIDIYAINSWYPPRFVAKSEIRSWPVIGWLCAQTGVLFVERARKRDAHRIMHAIADAMRAGDAICVFPEGTTSDGLQLLPFHANLFQAPVSAGAPIRPVALRYRIAATGELTTIPAYIGDLSMMDTINAILNGPPLVVEVFVGPAVAPEMDRRALAAHSQEAVAALIARAG
- the rfbA gene encoding glucose-1-phosphate thymidylyltransferase RfbA — protein: MRKGIILAGGSGTRLYPITRSVSKQLLPVYDKPMIYYPLSTLMLAGIRDILIISTPEDTPRFTEMLGDGSKWGINLQYAVQPSPDGLAQAFIIGRQFIDNDPATLILGDNIFHGHDLVRQLHSAAKEENGATVFAYHVHDPERYGVIEFDEHFRALSLEEKPKTPRSNYAVTGLYFYDNRVCDIAADIKPSERGELEITDINKRYLALGALNVEIMGRGYAWLDTGTHDSLLEAASFIATLQKRQGLMVACPEEIAYRSKWIDADQVEALAEPLAKNGYGKYLRQIVSESIR
- the rfbB gene encoding dTDP-glucose 4,6-dehydratase, producing MPYILVTGGAGFIGGNFVLNWLANPGAGGIVNVDKLTYAGNRKTLASVENDPRHVFSQTDICDRTALDSLFAKYKPRAVLHFAAESHVDRSIHGPGEFIQTNIVGTFTLLEATRAYWGELDVDARATFRFLHVSTDEVFGSLAPGDPQFSETTPYAPNSPYSASKAASDHLVRAYHHTYGLPVLTTNCSNNYGPYHFPEKLIPLMIANALGGKPLPVYGDGQNVRDWLYVGDHCAAIREVLARGRLGETYNVGGWNEKTNLDVVHALCGLLDELKPKAVGSYRDQITFVNDRPGHDRRYAIDARKLERELGWRPAETFETGLRKTVQWYLDNQAWVQDVMSGEYRNWVAKQYAA
- the rfbD gene encoding dTDP-4-dehydrorhamnose reductase, whose amino-acid sequence is MQRNSRAAPKLLVTGSHGQVGFELRRSLAPLGEVVALDRAACDLTQPDALRQLVREFRPDVIVNSAAYTAVDKAEADADTAFAVNGTAVGVLAEEAHALGSLLVHYSTDYVFDGTKATPYIETDTVNPQSVYGKSKLVGEQAIVASGASALVLRTCWVAGAHGDNFAKTMLKLGCERESLRVIADQFGAPTTAALIADVTAQVIARSWLAADRSVFPGGIYHLAAGGETTWHGYATEVLRYATAHGVEFRANPEAIAAIPATDYPLPAPRPANSRLDTSKLRETFGIHLPDWRQGIHFLLDQIL